GTGGGATCCGATGCCCGGCTTCTGGGATGTTCAGTACGAATTCTGCTGAGCCAGCGGCCGATCGCCAGTTCTACTGGTCCCGGGACGCAAGGCCGGCGGGGGCGTGCCCGATCGCCCGGTGGATGGCATCGGCCAGCGCCAACGCACTCTCTTCGGTCAACTCCAGTGCCACCCGGGCCGCGGGCCCCAGCGCCGGATTGAGCACGTCGATGTTGACCGTGTGGGTGTACGGCGCGTGCACGGGGTGGTCGACGTAGACGGTGGCCCGGTCGGCGCCGAACCATCCCGTCGCGCCCTTACCGCTGCCCTCGATGACAACACGCTCGGTGAGATAGGTGCACATGGCTTGGGAGACCTAGCCTTTCAGGTGGGTGGCGAAGAAGGCGTCGATGCGTCGCCAGCCGTCGACGGCGGCGTCGACGCGATAGGCGGGCCGGTCGACGGAGAAGAACGAATGCCCGGCGCCGTCATAGCTGTGGAACTCGTGCGGCTTGCCGAGCCGGGTCAGCTCCGCGTCGAGGGTCGCCACCGCTTCGGGCGTCGGGAATCTGTCCTGCGCGCCGAACAGCCCGAGCATCGGAGCGCTCAGGCTCGGCGCCAGGTCGAGGATCGGCTTCATCGCCTTGGGCATTCCCTCGGGCGGATCCTCGACGATGAACGCGCCATAGCAGTTGACCGCGGCATCGAACGGCAACGAGCAGGCCGCCAGGAATGCGTGCCGGCCGCCCGAGCAGTGGCCGATCACGCCGAATTTTCCGTTCGCGCCGGGCAGTCCGCCGAGATGGGCCACCGCGCCGGCGACGTCGCCGACCAGGCGCTCGTCGGGCACCCCACCGGCGGCCCGGGCGGCGGCCGCGGCATCGTCGGGATCGGCGCCGGGCGCTTCCCGCGAATAGAGGTTGGGGCACACCACGTGGTAGCCGCCGACGGCGAGCCGCCGGACGAACTCTTTGGTCTCCCGGTCATAGCCGGGCATGTGGTGGATCCACACCAGGCCGGCCCGTGACCCACCGGTCAGCGGCCCGGCCCAGTACGCCTCGATCTCGTCGCCGCCGTGTCCGTTGATCGTGATCGTCTCCGCGCGGATCGCGTCCGAGCCAGGATTTGTCATGGGGCCCATGATGGAAGGTGACGTGATCCACGGCAAGGGAGTCCCATCGTGAATACCGCATCCGAGCAGCCGCCGACAGATTATCCGCAGGTGGCTGCGGCCCGAGGCCGGGTAGAACCGTCGCCCCGCCGGGTCCGCGGCTTCCTCGGCACCGAGCTGGTCTTCGATACGACGGCGGCGCGGTACGTGTGGGAGGTCCCGTACTACCCGCAGTACTACGTTCCGCTGGCCGACGTGCGGCCGGAGTTCCTGCGCGACGAGGACCATCCGCAGCGGGTGCAGTTCGGACCGTCGCGCACGTTCGCGCTGACCGGAGGATCGCAGACGTATCCCTCGGCGGCGCGAGTGTTCGACGAGGGAGCGGGTCCGGTCGCGGGGCTGGTGCGATTCGACTGGGCGGCGCTGAGCTGGTTCGAGGAAGACGAGCCGATTTACGGCCACCCGCGCAACCCTTACGCGCGGGTCGATGCGCTGCGTTCCCATCGTCACGTCAGGGTGGAGCTCGACGGCGCCGTGCTGGCGGACACCCACAGCCCTGTTCTGCTGTTCGAAACCGGTTTGCCGACAAGGTATTACATCGACCGGACCGACGTCGCGTTCGAGCATCTCGAGCCGTCGGACACTCAGAGCCTATGCCCCTACAAGGGCGTCACGTCGGGTTACTGGTCGGTGCGGGTCGGCGACACCCTGCACGCCGATCTGGCCTGGACATACAACACTCCGCTGGCCGCGGTCGCGCCGATCGCAAACCTGATCGCCTTCTACAACGAGAAGCTCGACATCAGCGTCGACGGCACGGAGCTGCCCCGGGCGCACACGCACTTCTCGTAGTGTCGGGCCAAGGTCGAATCTCGGAGACCGCCGAGCGCCTACACTGACGAGAAGCACGAGGGTGTCCACCCCGCCGAGGCATCGTTTGCCTGGTGTGTGGTGCGGCTGGGGCGCGGGAGGTGATATGACCGCCGAACTGACGGATGACAGCGCCTCCGATTACATGCGTCGGATGGAGCTGCTGCTCGCTGCCGTCCAGGAGCTGTCGCTGGCGCGCAGCCTGCCCGAGATCCAGGCCATCGTGCGGACCTCGGCGCGTGAGCTCACCGGCTGCGACGGCGCGACGTTCGTCCTTCGCGACAACGGCCATTGCTACTACGCCGACGAGTACGCGATCGCGCCATTGTGGAAGGGCAGCCGGTTCCCCGTCGAAAA
This is a stretch of genomic DNA from Mycobacterium sp. ELW1. It encodes these proteins:
- a CDS encoding DUF6295 family protein, with the protein product MCTYLTERVVIEGSGKGATGWFGADRATVYVDHPVHAPYTHTVNIDVLNPALGPAARVALELTEESALALADAIHRAIGHAPAGLASRDQ
- a CDS encoding dienelactone hydrolase family protein; amino-acid sequence: MTNPGSDAIRAETITINGHGGDEIEAYWAGPLTGGSRAGLVWIHHMPGYDRETKEFVRRLAVGGYHVVCPNLYSREAPGADPDDAAAAARAAGGVPDERLVGDVAGAVAHLGGLPGANGKFGVIGHCSGGRHAFLAACSLPFDAAVNCYGAFIVEDPPEGMPKAMKPILDLAPSLSAPMLGLFGAQDRFPTPEAVATLDAELTRLGKPHEFHSYDGAGHSFFSVDRPAYRVDAAVDGWRRIDAFFATHLKG
- a CDS encoding DUF427 domain-containing protein, with the translated sequence MNTASEQPPTDYPQVAAARGRVEPSPRRVRGFLGTELVFDTTAARYVWEVPYYPQYYVPLADVRPEFLRDEDHPQRVQFGPSRTFALTGGSQTYPSAARVFDEGAGPVAGLVRFDWAALSWFEEDEPIYGHPRNPYARVDALRSHRHVRVELDGAVLADTHSPVLLFETGLPTRYYIDRTDVAFEHLEPSDTQSLCPYKGVTSGYWSVRVGDTLHADLAWTYNTPLAAVAPIANLIAFYNEKLDISVDGTELPRAHTHFS